In a single window of the Streptomyces cinnabarinus genome:
- a CDS encoding DUF1206 domain-containing protein encodes MNPSIPTRAGRTPAEPKAAASATEGAARAGLAARGVIYLLVGALALQIAFGHRAEADRQGALATLSDQPFGTVLLWALGIGLVGMALWRLSEAVFGAVGPDGRKAHKRLLAVGRCLFYGFVAYSVLRFTVSGGGGGSGDEQSRDITASAMDLPAGRWLVGLGGAAIVAAGLWIGVQAIRREYRETLKLGEMSAPERWLTDVTGAGGGVARGVVFAALGAFAVQAAVDHESDKAKGMDDTLRSFADTPLGPWLLACVAFGLVLFGLFSFVLAVRRRV; translated from the coding sequence ATGAATCCGAGCATTCCGACCAGAGCCGGCCGTACCCCGGCCGAGCCGAAGGCCGCCGCGTCGGCGACCGAGGGGGCCGCGCGGGCGGGACTGGCCGCACGAGGAGTGATCTATCTGCTGGTCGGCGCCCTGGCCCTGCAGATCGCGTTCGGTCATCGGGCCGAGGCGGACCGCCAGGGCGCCCTGGCCACGCTCTCCGACCAGCCGTTCGGGACCGTCCTGCTGTGGGCCCTCGGCATCGGCCTGGTCGGCATGGCCCTGTGGCGGCTCTCGGAGGCCGTCTTCGGAGCCGTCGGCCCCGACGGCCGCAAGGCCCACAAGCGCCTACTCGCCGTGGGCAGGTGCCTCTTCTACGGCTTCGTGGCGTACTCCGTGCTGCGCTTCACGGTGAGCGGCGGCGGGGGCGGCTCCGGGGACGAGCAGTCCCGCGACATCACCGCCTCGGCGATGGATCTGCCCGCCGGACGATGGCTCGTGGGCCTCGGCGGGGCCGCGATCGTCGCCGCCGGACTGTGGATCGGTGTCCAGGCGATACGGCGCGAGTACCGCGAGACGCTCAAGCTCGGGGAGATGTCCGCACCCGAGCGTTGGCTGACGGACGTGACCGGTGCCGGAGGGGGCGTGGCCCGCGGGGTGGTCTTCGCGGCGCTCGGCGCCTTCGCCGTCCAGGCGGCCGTCGACCATGAGTCCGACAAGGCCAAGGGCATGGACGACACCCTGCGCTCGTTCGCCGACACACCGCTCGGCCCATGGCTGCTGGCCTGCGTCGCCTTCGGCCTGGTGCTGTTCGGTCTGTTCTCCTTCGTTCTCGCGGTCCGGCGACGCGTCTGA